The Rhodopseudomonas palustris genome window below encodes:
- a CDS encoding metallophosphoesterase, translated as MTLLDLPSTVCAIGDVHGRADLLASLIDFIEDQSARAPQGPRVYFLGDIVDRGPDSRRAMDIVCETLRRWPESRLLIGNHDFLFRDALTSQRLVHGWFDRGAISTLTSYLGNSDSYSFDDLALIKTRYPEHLRILQSASLIECIGRYAFVHAGIDPSDPIDRQDLTALLQIRAPFLDHVGPLSHIVVHGHSPLMPPYPVVTENRISIDTSAVHSGVLTMAAIDTENDRIQFYSTGHGGRVNEVDPVRLDRGFGTVVLQFAKSPSPNRAVHPEPGHLESCQRNLRDSFTMGSSAPNQSCDISRGFAGPCPNTPVNFQRAFNGPSKPLQKPS; from the coding sequence ATGACCCTGCTGGATTTGCCTTCGACGGTGTGCGCCATAGGGGACGTGCACGGACGTGCCGACCTCCTGGCATCTCTGATCGATTTCATTGAGGATCAGTCAGCTCGAGCCCCGCAGGGTCCTCGAGTCTATTTCCTGGGAGACATCGTTGATCGTGGGCCTGACAGTCGCCGAGCGATGGATATCGTTTGCGAGACGCTCCGGCGCTGGCCCGAAAGCCGCCTCCTCATTGGCAACCACGACTTCCTTTTTCGCGACGCGTTGACTTCACAGAGGCTGGTGCACGGCTGGTTTGATCGTGGTGCAATCTCCACCCTCACCTCATACTTGGGCAACTCGGATTCGTACTCCTTTGACGATCTCGCGCTCATCAAGACTCGATATCCCGAACACCTCCGCATTCTTCAATCCGCCTCGTTGATCGAATGTATCGGCAGATATGCATTTGTTCATGCTGGGATCGACCCCAGCGATCCAATTGACCGTCAAGATTTGACGGCTCTTCTCCAAATCAGGGCACCGTTCTTAGATCACGTGGGACCGCTCTCGCATATTGTCGTTCACGGTCACTCTCCGTTGATGCCACCGTACCCGGTTGTAACTGAGAATCGGATCTCGATAGATACCAGCGCCGTCCACTCTGGCGTCTTGACGATGGCGGCGATCGACACGGAAAACGACCGGATCCAGTTCTATTCGACTGGCCACGGAGGAAGGGTGAATGAAGTCGATCCGGTTCGTCTAGACCGAGGCTTCGGAACGGTTGTGCTCCAGTTTGCCAAGTCCCCCTCCCCGAACCGTGCAGTTCATCCTGAACCGGGACATCTGGAAAGTTGCCAAAGAAACTTGCGAGATAGTTTCACGATGGGATCGTCCGCTCCGAATCAGTCTTGTGACATTTCTCGCGGATTTGCTGGCCCCTGCCCCAACACGCCTGTGAACTTTCAAAGGGCCTTTAATGGCCCTTCAAAGCCGCTTCAAAAGCCTTCGTGA